The segment TCAGGTGGTCTTGGCTGTAGGCCGTCAACGCTCCGTACAGGATATTGATGATCCCCAGCACCACCAGCATAGGCGCTAGCACCTGGTGCGCTGCTGGAAGTATCTGCACATTCAACCGCAGCAGGCCGTAGCCCCCTAGCTTGAGTAGGACACCCGCCAGCACCATCGAAACCGGAGCCGACGCTTCACTATGGGCGAAGGGCAACCAGGTGTGCAACGGAAACACCGGCAACTTCACCCCAAAGGCCACAAAGAACATCAGATAGACGGCAATACTCAACCCTAGGGGCCAAGGGTATTGCGCCAGCACCCCCATATCCCAGGAGCCAGCCGCATTGGCGAGCGCCAGTCCCCCCACCAGGATCAAAACCGACCCCAGCGCTGTATAGAGAATAAATTTCGTCGCCGCGTATTGCCGCTGCGGTCCCCCCCAGATGGCAATCAGCAGGTAAACCGGCACCAGCTCCAGCTCCCACATCAGGAAAAACAGGAGCACATCTTTCGCCGCAAACACCCCCAACTGCGCTCCGTACAACAGCAGCATCAGGGCGTAAAACAACCGGGGCCGGTGTTGCACCCGCCAGGCCGCCGCAATGGCTAACGTTGTCACTAGCGCCCCGAGCACTAGCAACGGCAGGGACAATCCATCTACTGCTAGCGACCACTGCCAACCCATCTGCGGCCACCAGGCCCACTGCTCCACCAGTTGATAACCCGTTACCTGCGGGTCATAGCCCAGCCACAGACCCGTCACCAAGATCGCGAAATCCAACAGTGCCACACTCAGGGCAACCCAACGCGCCACCCGCGCCGATTTGCCCGGTAAAAACGGAAAAAGCAGTGCCGCTCCCATCGGAACTAGCACTGCCAGCGTCAACCAAGGAATTTGCGTGTTCATTAGGAATAAATACCTAGTCGCCAGATGTTAACCATTGTAACGGAGATGGGGGCTAGATGGTTAAGAAAAGTTAAATGCTCTGATAAGTTGAACGGATATCGCTTTGGCTTCTCTGGGTTGCAGGGCGAAGTTCTGTAGTTCGGTTCTCTATAGCTAAAAACAGTCAGTTTGTCTCAGACAGACAGGAATTAGGGTTGGCAGCTCAGGGATTTCAGCCGTCACTCATGTCAAACATTCTGTGCTTAGCTATAGCTGCCAAATGCCTGCCCCCAGCCGCAACCGGACATGGGCAATGAGTAGGCTAGACTGGTAGGCGACCAGCCTTAAATGGGGATGATGCAAGTAGGGGCTTACGAAGCCAAGACTTGCTTGTCAGAGCTGTTGGACCGAGTGATTAAAGGGGAACACGTAGTCATTACACGTCATGGTGTGCCAGTTGCGGTCTTGATGCCTGTGGCATCCCAGCCGGACGGTGTGGGCACAGCTCAAGAAGTGGTGGAGACCATCCGGCAGTTTCGGCAAGGCAAACGCCTGGGTCCGCTGAGCTTGCGGGAGATCATTGCCCAGGGGCGCCATGAAGGCTAAGCGGGAACGCGGATTTGTCCTAGATGCTTCAGTGGCCTTGGCGTGGGCCTTTGAAGACGAAACCAGTGCCTACACGGAAGCTGTCCTAGACGCACTGACAACTGGCCAGGCGTTTGTTCCGACTATCTGGCCCCTTGTTGAAAAGCGTAGGAGATGATTCCGAGTCGCCGACACAGTGCGGTTTCTAACCTTGCTCAAGGCCCTGCCGATCCAGACGGTAGCGGAAGCTAGAGACCGGCTGTGGGGGGAAGTGGTGTGCCTAGCCCGAGAGCAAGACCTTTCTGTCTACGATGCCACCTATCTCGACCTGGCCGTGCGTCTGGAACTGCCATTAGCAACCCAAGACGAGCGTTTGGCTCAAGCAGCGCAACGTTGTGGGGCATCCGTACTCAGACCCTGAAGGGACGCAGCAATGAGAGCA is part of the Gloeomargarita sp. SKYB120 genome and harbors:
- a CDS encoding type II toxin-antitoxin system prevent-host-death family antitoxin, coding for MQVGAYEAKTCLSELLDRVIKGEHVVITRHGVPVAVLMPVASQPDGVGTAQEVVETIRQFRQGKRLGPLSLREIIAQGRHEG
- a CDS encoding NAD(P)H-quinone oxidoreductase subunit 4 yields the protein MNTQIPWLTLAVLVPMGAALLFPFLPGKSARVARWVALSVALLDFAILVTGLWLGYDPQVTGYQLVEQWAWWPQMGWQWSLAVDGLSLPLLVLGALVTTLAIAAAWRVQHRPRLFYALMLLLYGAQLGVFAAKDVLLFFLMWELELVPVYLLIAIWGGPQRQYAATKFILYTALGSVLILVGGLALANAAGSWDMGVLAQYPWPLGLSIAVYLMFFVAFGVKLPVFPLHTWLPFAHSEASAPVSMVLAGVLLKLGGYGLLRLNVQILPAAHQVLAPMLVVLGIINILYGALTAYSQDHLKKRLAYSSISHMGFVLVGLGAFNAWGLQGALLQMVSHGFIAAALFFLAGITYERTHTLAMAELGGLASAAPRVFALFTTASFASLALPGMSGFISELSVFLGLADSLYNVLFKALVLGLTAVGVILTPIYLLDALRRVFYGTTGAAAWSGGDANPRELFIALSLLAPVLLVGLYPRSVSDWFNAATTQLAQLGARPLMVQRVVTVDVPTPLLSTMHP
- a CDS encoding type II toxin-antitoxin system VapC family toxin; translation: MRFLTLLKALPIQTVAEARDRLWGEVVCLAREQDLSVYDATYLDLAVRLELPLATQDERLAQAAQRCGASVLRP